The following is a genomic window from Aeromonas sp. FDAARGOS 1405.
AGCTTCACCGCCGATGAAATCTGGGCACTGCTGCCGGGTGAGCGCGGCGAGTTCGTCTTCACCGAAGAGTGGTACGACGGCCTGTTCGGGCTGGAAGCGGGTGAAACCCTCAACGACGATTTCTGGGCCGAGATCCTCACCGTGCGTGGTGAAGTGAACAAGGCGCTGGAAGTGGCCCGTGGCGAGAAGCGTATCGGCGGTTCCCTGCAGGCCGAACTGACCCTGTTCGCCAAGCCGGAGCTGGCTGCACGCCTGAATGCCCTGGCCGATGAGCTGCGCTTCGTGCTGCTCACCTCCAAAGCCAAGGTGGTGGTGGCTGACACTGCGCCGGAAGGCTCTGTGGCGACCGAGCGTGATGACCTGTGGCTGAGCGTGGCCCAGTCTGCTGCCGCCAAGTGCGACCGCTGCTGGCACCATGTAGAAGATGTGGGCACCATCGCGGGTCACGAAGAGATCTGTGGTCGCTGTGTGACCAACGTTGAGGGTGACGGCGAAACTCGTCAATTTGCCTGATGAACATGACTCAACATAAAAGCGGCCTGCGTTGGCTGTGGCTGGCAGTGCTGGCCTTTGTACTGGACCAGGCGAGCAAGCTCGCCGTGGTCAAGTTGCTGCCATTTGGTTACCCGGGGGTGGAGATCACCCCCTTCTTCAACCTGGTTCACGTCTACAACAAGGGCGCCGCATTCAGCTTTCTGGCTGATCAGGGGGGCTGGCAGCGCTGGTTCTTCGCGGTGCTGGCTTTTGCCATCTGTGGATTGCTGATCCACTGGCTGCGCAAGCAGTCGGTGACCCAGCGTTGGAGCGGTATCGCCTATTCACTCATCATCGGCGGCGCC
Proteins encoded in this region:
- the lspA gene encoding signal peptidase II — translated: MNMTQHKSGLRWLWLAVLAFVLDQASKLAVVKLLPFGYPGVEITPFFNLVHVYNKGAAFSFLADQGGWQRWFFAVLAFAICGLLIHWLRKQSVTQRWSGIAYSLIIGGALGNVFDRLVLGHVVDFLDFYWQRAHWPAFNLADSFIFIGAAMIVLDGFRGEKKEQA